In Staphylococcus saccharolyticus, one genomic interval encodes:
- a CDS encoding phosphatase PAP2 family protein, whose amino-acid sequence MNRWKRISLLIVFTLIFGIIAFFHESRLVKWIDNEVYEFIYSSESFITTSIMLGATKIGEVWAMVTLSLILVAYLMIKRYRIEMLFFALVMSLSSILNPILKNIFDRERPTLLRLIDISGFSFPSGHAMGSTSFFGSAIYILNRHGSGLSKGVLIGLCALFILLISTSRVYLGVHHPTDIIAGIIGGAFCIVLSTFILRKQLVV is encoded by the coding sequence ATGAATCGTTGGAAACGCATTTCGTTACTCATTGTATTTACACTCATCTTCGGTATTATCGCTTTTTTCCATGAATCTCGTCTTGTAAAATGGATTGATAATGAAGTATATGAGTTTATCTATTCATCTGAAAGCTTCATCACTACTTCAATTATGCTTGGAGCCACTAAAATTGGAGAAGTATGGGCTATGGTGACATTATCACTAATATTAGTTGCATATTTGATGATTAAACGGTATAGAATAGAAATGTTATTTTTTGCTCTAGTGATGAGTTTATCAAGTATTCTTAATCCTATATTAAAAAATATTTTTGATAGAGAACGACCTACATTGCTTCGATTAATAGATATCTCAGGCTTTAGTTTTCCAAGTGGTCATGCCATGGGCTCAACTTCATTCTTCGGTAGTGCCATTTATATTTTAAACCGCCACGGTTCTGGACTTTCAAAAGGTGTACTTATTGGTTTGTGCGCCTTATTCATATTACTTATTTCTACATCTAGAGTCTATTTAGGTGTGCATCACCCAACAGATATAATTGCTGGAATCATTGGTGGTGCATTTTGTATCGTATTATCAACTTTCATTCTAAGAAAGCAACTTGTAGTTTAA